The DNA segment CGCGATCGGCGGAATGATCGCGTTGACCCGCGAACCATCCGGCAAGCGTGCATCGACCATGGGACTCGACTCGTCGATGCGTCGACCCACGCGTGAAACGATCTTGTCGATGATACGCATCAGGTGGCTGTCATCGGTGAAGGCAACCTTGGTGAGTTCGAGTCGGCCGCGGCGCTCGACATAAATCTTGTTGTAGCTATTGACCAGGATGTCGGAAACGGCCGGATCGGCCATCAATAGTTCCAGCGGACCGAGTCCGAGCATTTCGTTCTGGATATCGCGCACGAGCGTACGCCGTTCCAGATCGTTGATTTGTTCCGGGTGTTCGCTAAGCATCAAATCGACCAGGGTGGCGATTTCCTGGCGTAGTCGAAGTTCCGACATGGATTCCAGTGAAGTCAAGTCCACCTTATCCAGAATCTGCACGTGCAGCTTGCTCTTCAGCTTCAGGTAAGCTTCGACTGCCGGTGAAACGGAGGCTTGCAGCGCAGGCGCTTCCACTGCCTCCACCACCGCTGGATTTTCTTCAACTGTTTTGCCTATCAGCCGATCTCTGATATCTCGCATGCTCATGATGCAGCCTCTCTTTCAAATTGACTTCCTGCTATTTCCGCAACCGGTCAAACAAACTGTCGTGTACATCATTACTCCTTGGCAGCAGAGATTCCGCCAATTCGGCAATGGCCTTGTACACCAGGCTCGACTTCGACACCATTGCCAACGGCAAACCTTGATTGATGCCTTTGACAACCTCCTTGTAACCATTGGGTACGATACGCATCTTGTTGATGCCCAAGGTGGCACGAATGTCGCCCAGACCGATTTCCCCATTCTTCGCGAAGCGGTTGACCAGCAGTTCCACCTTGTCCTGCTGATAACCGAGGGAGCGGAACACACCCATCATCCGACTGGCATTGCGAATGAACGGCAACAGTGTCTGCATCACCAGATAAATGGTGTGGGCGCGGTCCAAAGCCTTGATCGCCAGATCGTCCAGGTTCTTGTCGACATCCAGAATGACGAAGTCGTATTGATTGACCGCCAGGTTCAGGATGGCCTCCAGATGCTCCGGCTTGACTTCCAGCGACTGGGCCGGATCATCGGGCGCGGCAAGGATGGCAAAGTTGGCCGTGACCGGTACCGTAGAAGCCGCCAGGAATGAGGCGTCCAGGCGGGATAAATTGCGTGCCACTTCGGCGATATTGCTGGTGGCTTTGCGATCATGCACAGTGAGCAGCGC comes from the Georgfuchsia toluolica genome and includes:
- a CDS encoding AAA family ATPase, giving the protein MKISIISPSPQSLGEISRVLDGGDPSRFITRHEGGLSKLRTLAEQERPDVIIVEGLCHDASELAPIEFVTTSYPQMIIIMLCSQQTPDFLINAMRVGVREVLPSPASKDALEAAVKRAESKLGLRGAQRNARILAFMSCKGGSGATFMAANLGYQLGEEGKRVLLIDLNLQFGEALLTVHDRKATSNIAEVARNLSRLDASFLAASTVPVTANFAILAAPDDPAQSLEVKPEHLEAILNLAVNQYDFVILDVDKNLDDLAIKALDRAHTIYLVMQTLLPFIRNASRMMGVFRSLGYQQDKVELLVNRFAKNGEIGLGDIRATLGINKMRIVPNGYKEVVKGINQGLPLAMVSKSSLVYKAIAELAESLLPRSNDVHDSLFDRLRK